In one window of Henckelia pumila isolate YLH828 chromosome 1, ASM3356847v2, whole genome shotgun sequence DNA:
- the LOC140881694 gene encoding ATP-dependent RNA helicase HAS1-like: MADIEENTPVEASENRGIDPTRKKRKRKRDRKNTGATPQPHAEEVTKVFAQTEQGEEEEHGSKKKKEKKVKKSDEKHGEEEKEEEKEVGLEGRLKSGSGIMSTDAFVDMTLSEPTINAIKDLGFKYMTQIQARAIPRLLEGKDILGAARTGSGKTLAFLVPAVELLHHIHFTPRNGTGVVVICPTRELAIQTHAVANDLLKYHSQTLGLVIGGAARRGEAERIVKGVNLLVATPGRLLDHLQNTKGFIYKNLKCLVIDEADRILEANFEEEMKQIIKILPKTRQTALFSATQTNKVQDLARLSFQTAPVIIDVDDGRKRVTNEGLQQGYCVIPSAKRFSLLYSFLKRNLSKKIMVFFSSCNSVKFHSELLRYIQIDCLDIHGKQKQQKRTSTFFDFCKAEKGILLCTDVAARGLDIPAVDWIVQYDPPDEPKEYIHRVGRTARGEGAKGNALLFLIPEELQFLRYLKAAKVPVKEYEFDQKKLANIQSHLEKLISNNYYLNKSAKDAYRSYILAYNSHSMKDIFNVHQLDLQAVAASFGFNSPPKVNLNIDSNASKFRKKTRKPEGRRHGFNESNPYGKKGEDDIRQFVRY; the protein is encoded by the exons ATGGCAGATATTGAAGAAAACACACCTGTAGAAGCCTCTGAAAATAGAGGCATAGATCCCACaagaaaaaagagaaaaagaaaGAGAGACAGAAAGAATACAGGAGCAACTCCACAACCCCATGCAGAAGAAGTGACAAAAGTATTTGCTCAGACAGAACAGGGAGAAGAAGAGGAACATGGtagtaagaaaaaaaaggaGAAGAAGGTGAAGAAGAGTGATGAAAAACATGGTGAAGAAGAAAAGGAGGAGGAGAAAGAGGTTGGTTTGGAGGGACGGTTGAAGAGTGGATCTGGGATCATGAGCACGGATGCGTTTGTGGACATGACACTCTCAGAACCCACTATTAATGCCATCAAAGATTTGGGTTTCAAGTATATGACTCAG ATCCAAGCAAGAGCAATCCCTCGACTTTTGGAAGGCAAAGACATTCTAGGAGCTGCAAGGACAGGGTCAGGGAAAACCCTTGCCTTTTTGGTCCCAGCTGTTGAATTGTTGCATCATATCCACTTTACACCTCGAAATGGAACTGGTGTTGTTGTCATTTGTCCAACTAGAGAGTTGGCCATACAG ACACATGCCGTGGCAAATGACCTTCTGAAGTATCATTCACAGACTCTTGGTTTAGTTATTGGTGGTGCGGCACGAAGAGGGGAAGCTGAGCGTATTGTCAAAGGAGTGAATCTTCTTGTGGCAACCCCTGGTCGACTTCTTGACCACCTTCAAAATACTAAAGGTTTTATCTATAAAAACCTAAAG TGCCTTGTGATTGATGAAGCTGACAGGATTTTAGAAGCTAATTTTGAAGAAGAAATGAAGCAAATCATTAAAATCTTGCCAAAG ACGAGACAGACAGCTCTTTTCTCTGCTACACAAACGAATAAG gTCCAGGATCTTGCACGATTATCATTTCAAACGGCCCCTGTCATCATCGACGTGGATGATGGAAGGAAGAGG GTAACCAATGAAGGGTTGCAACAAGGATACTGTGTCATCCCAAGTGCTAAAAGATTTAGTCTTCTTTATTCATTCTTAAAGAGGAATCTGTCAAAGAAAATAATGGTTTTTTTCTCGTCATGTAACTCTGTCAAATTCCACTCGGAACTACTTAGATATATTCAGATAGATTGTCTTGACATCCATGGCAAGCAAAAGCAGCAGAAGCGAACCTCTACTTTTTTTGATTTTTGCAAAGCCGAGAAGGGAATCTTATTGTGTACAGATGTAGCAGCTCGTGGTCTTGATATCCCTGCAGTG GATTGGATTGTGCAGTATGATCCTCCAGATGAGCCTAAG GAGTACATTCACAGAGTTGGGCGAACTGCTCGCGGGGAAGGTGCAAAAGGAAATGCCTTGCTTTTCTTGATTCCGGAGGAGTTACAGTTTCTTCGATATCTGAAG GCAGCAAAAGTCCCAGTCAAAGAGTACGAGTTTGATCAGAAGAAGCTAGCAAATATTCAGTCTCACCTG GAAAAGTTGATTTCCAACAACTATTATTTGAATAAGTCAGCTAAAGATGCATATAGATCTTACATATTAGCATACAACTCCCATTCCATGAAGGACATCTTCAATGTTCACCAGCTTGATCTTCAG GCCGTGGCTGCCTCATTTGGTTTTAATTCTCCTCCAAAAGTAAATTTAAACATTGATAGCAATGCATCCAAGTTCCGGAAGAAAACACGAAAACCCGAAGGCAGGCGGCACGGATTCAACGAGAGCAACCCGTATGGAAAGAAAGGCGAAGATGACATACGACAGTTTGTCAGATACTAG